In Symmachiella dynata, the following are encoded in one genomic region:
- a CDS encoding BlaI/MecI/CopY family transcriptional regulator, translated as MSNPQPLSEAEWKVMKIVWERKSCAARDVYQTAAETEGWAPSTVKTLLRRLVEKGHLKTTQVGNSFLYRPARPALKSLFSAADSLLDNALDGTVGPLLAYMAKKSSMTAEELAELRELLDQMAPPSEDEA; from the coding sequence ATGTCCAACCCCCAACCCCTGTCCGAGGCGGAATGGAAGGTGATGAAGATCGTCTGGGAACGCAAAAGCTGCGCTGCCCGGGACGTTTACCAGACCGCTGCCGAGACCGAAGGCTGGGCTCCCAGCACCGTCAAGACGCTGCTTAGGCGCCTGGTGGAAAAGGGACACCTCAAGACCACGCAAGTCGGCAACAGTTTTCTCTACCGCCCCGCTCGCCCCGCTTTGAAGTCATTGTTCTCCGCCGCCGACTCTCTGCTGGACAACGCACTGGATGGCACAGTCGGTCCGCTGTTGGCCTACATGGCAAAAAAAAGCAGCATGACGGCTGAAGAACTCGCAGAGCTTCGCGAACTACTCGATCAAATGGCCCCCCCCTCGGAGGACGAAGCATGA
- a CDS encoding T6SS immunity protein Tdi1 domain-containing protein, translating into MKVGWNELTVSPDGIDIDELLSDWRWLVDDSYSPVVITAMGDLFLRDAEGQIHWLDTMEGQLTRVAASAANFKKLMQQPEHAQEWFMPQLVGDLMTLGICLDEGEVYSCEHPPALGGELVPENIEPCNIYMHMSLQGQIHEQIKDLPPGTEISGITMKGPSLMDRIRHSFSSLFGR; encoded by the coding sequence ATGAAAGTTGGTTGGAATGAATTGACGGTCTCTCCGGATGGGATCGATATCGACGAACTGCTCAGCGATTGGCGATGGCTAGTGGATGACTCGTATTCGCCAGTTGTCATCACTGCCATGGGCGACCTTTTCTTACGGGATGCCGAAGGCCAAATTCACTGGCTCGATACCATGGAGGGGCAATTGACCCGCGTCGCTGCCAGTGCCGCGAATTTCAAGAAACTGATGCAACAACCGGAGCATGCCCAAGAATGGTTTATGCCGCAACTGGTCGGTGACTTGATGACGCTCGGCATCTGTCTGGATGAAGGAGAGGTTTACAGTTGCGAACATCCGCCGGCTCTTGGCGGGGAATTGGTTCCAGAGAACATCGAGCCGTGTAACATCTATATGCATATGTCACTGCAGGGGCAAATCCATGAGCAGATCAAGGACTTGCCTCCCGGAACGGAGATCTCGGGAATCACGATGAAAGGCCCCAGTCTCATGGATCGCATTCGGCACAGCTTTTCTTCGCTATTCGGCCGTTAG
- the asnB gene encoding asparagine synthase (glutamine-hydrolyzing), whose amino-acid sequence MCGITGAAWTAGQPPLDIDILRRMTTALAHRGPDDNGYYRSTDSSNASGDLSAAQPPGAALGHRRLSIIDLGGGHQPLSNEDGTVWIAFNGEIYNYRELQTDLEKRGHQFRTSCDTEVIVHLYEEYGPDCVTHLRGMFAFAIWDDRKKQLLLARDRLGQKPLVYRHDPQRLLFGSELKSLLQVPGLPRDIDPIALNEYLTYQYVPAPRCMLAGFQKLPAGHLAIYHNGELNVRRYWKPGYDQGELHGAGLDFSKPENAPAQEIREQLRTVLTEAVRLRMRSDVPLGAFLSGGVDSTIIVGLMQQLSERPVQTFSIGFPVKAFDERAYAREAAEHLGTEHHDAIVTPDALKILPQLIWQYDEPFSDSSAIPTMYLSEMTRQNVTVSLSGDGGDELFAGYDRYKAVRIAEWFDGLPRPLQKMATLKLWQHFPASVRQKSRRRRLKRLLAALGEPRERRYLKWVSIFDDQRRAALLTDDFRAAVGEADAAAPLLRAYEECPNRDFVTRTTCADVLTYLPGDILNKVDIASMTYGLECRSPFLDHHVAEFAASLPIHAKLRGRQGKRILLETFGDLLPESIQSRPKMGFGVPLDHWFRHELKPMLQETLLDGSALNRGYFRPTAVEQLVKEHLDGQWDHSYRLWSLLCLELWQRMFVDASTIPANAPATTV is encoded by the coding sequence ATGTGTGGAATCACCGGAGCTGCCTGGACTGCCGGACAACCGCCGTTGGACATCGATATCCTGCGGCGGATGACGACTGCTCTTGCGCATCGCGGTCCGGATGATAACGGCTACTACCGTTCCACGGATTCATCCAATGCATCTGGCGATCTCTCTGCCGCCCAACCGCCCGGCGCGGCTTTGGGACACCGTCGTTTGTCGATCATCGACCTGGGAGGGGGGCATCAACCGCTCTCGAATGAAGACGGCACGGTTTGGATTGCTTTCAACGGGGAAATCTACAACTACCGTGAACTGCAAACCGACCTGGAAAAACGGGGGCACCAGTTCCGCACGTCCTGCGACACGGAAGTCATCGTCCACCTCTACGAAGAATACGGCCCGGACTGCGTCACGCATCTCCGCGGCATGTTTGCCTTCGCCATTTGGGATGATCGTAAAAAACAACTGTTGCTTGCTCGCGACCGGCTTGGCCAAAAACCGCTCGTCTATCGGCATGATCCGCAGCGACTACTTTTTGGCAGCGAACTAAAAAGCTTGCTACAGGTCCCCGGTCTGCCGCGTGACATTGATCCGATCGCACTGAATGAATATCTGACCTATCAATACGTCCCCGCCCCCCGCTGCATGCTGGCCGGTTTTCAAAAGCTTCCGGCCGGACACTTGGCGATTTATCACAATGGCGAATTGAACGTACGTCGTTACTGGAAGCCGGGGTACGACCAAGGGGAATTGCACGGTGCCGGGCTCGATTTCAGCAAACCGGAGAATGCACCTGCCCAGGAAATTCGTGAGCAACTTCGCACGGTGCTCACCGAAGCGGTCCGGTTGCGGATGCGGAGCGACGTGCCGCTTGGAGCGTTTCTTTCCGGCGGTGTGGATTCGACGATTATCGTCGGGCTGATGCAACAACTCTCCGAGCGCCCCGTACAAACCTTTTCGATCGGGTTTCCCGTCAAAGCGTTCGACGAACGCGCCTATGCCCGCGAAGCAGCGGAGCATCTGGGGACCGAACATCATGATGCGATCGTGACACCCGATGCGCTCAAGATCCTGCCGCAATTGATTTGGCAATACGACGAACCGTTCTCCGATAGTTCCGCAATCCCCACAATGTATCTGTCGGAGATGACGCGGCAAAATGTCACGGTGTCGCTGTCGGGCGATGGGGGTGATGAGTTATTTGCCGGATACGATCGTTACAAAGCGGTCCGCATTGCCGAATGGTTCGACGGCTTGCCGCGGCCGCTGCAAAAAATGGCAACGCTGAAATTGTGGCAACACTTTCCGGCATCGGTCCGGCAGAAATCGCGGCGGCGACGGCTGAAACGACTGTTGGCCGCACTGGGCGAACCGCGGGAGCGGCGCTATTTGAAATGGGTTAGCATCTTCGACGACCAACGCCGAGCAGCTTTGCTGACGGATGACTTTCGCGCCGCTGTGGGAGAGGCCGACGCAGCTGCGCCGTTGCTACGGGCGTATGAAGAATGTCCGAATCGCGACTTCGTCACCCGCACCACCTGCGCCGATGTGCTGACTTATCTACCGGGTGACATTCTTAACAAAGTCGACATTGCCAGCATGACCTATGGGTTGGAATGCCGTAGCCCGTTTTTGGATCACCATGTCGCTGAGTTCGCCGCCAGCCTGCCGATACACGCGAAACTTCGCGGTCGGCAAGGGAAACGGATACTCCTGGAGACGTTCGGCGACTTACTGCCGGAATCAATCCAGTCGCGGCCCAAGATGGGTTTTGGCGTACCGTTGGACCATTGGTTTCGGCATGAATTGAAACCGATGCTACAAGAAACGCTGCTAGATGGGTCCGCTCTAAACCGGGGTTATTTCCGTCCCACAGCGGTCGAGCAATTGGTGAAGGAGCATCTCGACGGCCAATGGGATCACAGTTACCGACTCTGGTCGCTGCTTTGTTTGGAGTTGTGGCAGCGGATGTTTGTCGATGCGTCGACAATTCCCGCAAACGCCCCGGCAACAACCGTCTGA
- a CDS encoding glycosyltransferase family 4 protein: protein MKTKILLLIPTLDRSGAEKQLTLLATGLAFEEFDVRVVALTRGGPYAKTLAEQGIDVQVLGKRFKFDPLTLSRLRRIIREWQPDILHSWLFAANTYGRLVAGKGKTPKIIVSERCVDSWKSRWQLWFDKKLIPRTHLLVGNSHSVADFYRQQGVPDRKLRVIYNGIDLPDAPVVTREKLFEELGLPEEARVVGFIGRLAPQKRVRDLAWTVELISNLQPHIHFVIIGDGPDRQQLETFARETQNTDRIHFLGHQPDPARFFPAIEVFWLASDFEGLSNSIMEAMAAGVPVVASDIPPNRELVVPQKTGYLVPVGDNVGRAKYTNILLEDKEQRAAFGQAAIARIRDQFSIPSMVAAYAKLYREVLTD from the coding sequence TTGAAGACGAAAATCCTACTGCTGATTCCCACCCTGGACCGCTCCGGAGCCGAGAAGCAACTCACGCTTTTGGCCACGGGATTGGCGTTTGAGGAATTCGACGTCCGCGTCGTCGCCTTAACGCGCGGCGGCCCCTATGCCAAAACGTTGGCCGAACAGGGCATTGATGTTCAGGTGTTGGGAAAACGCTTCAAATTCGATCCGCTGACCCTCTCGCGTTTGCGGCGAATCATTCGGGAATGGCAACCCGACATTTTGCATTCCTGGCTATTCGCCGCCAATACCTATGGGCGGCTGGTTGCCGGTAAGGGCAAGACTCCGAAAATCATTGTTTCGGAACGCTGTGTCGATTCCTGGAAATCGCGGTGGCAACTGTGGTTTGACAAAAAACTGATTCCGCGGACCCACCTGCTCGTCGGCAACTCGCACAGCGTCGCTGATTTCTATCGTCAGCAAGGAGTCCCCGATCGCAAATTACGGGTGATCTACAACGGCATTGATCTTCCCGACGCTCCGGTGGTGACCCGCGAAAAACTTTTTGAGGAACTCGGTCTACCGGAAGAGGCGCGTGTTGTGGGATTCATCGGGCGACTGGCGCCGCAAAAACGTGTGCGGGACCTCGCTTGGACTGTGGAACTCATCAGCAATTTGCAGCCGCACATTCATTTTGTGATTATCGGCGACGGCCCCGATCGCCAACAGCTAGAGACGTTCGCTCGCGAAACGCAAAACACCGACCGTATTCATTTCCTTGGACATCAACCCGACCCCGCACGGTTTTTCCCCGCGATCGAGGTCTTTTGGCTGGCCAGTGATTTCGAGGGACTTTCCAACAGCATCATGGAAGCGATGGCGGCCGGAGTGCCGGTGGTGGCCAGCGACATTCCGCCCAACCGCGAGTTGGTCGTCCCCCAAAAAACCGGCTACTTGGTTCCGGTCGGCGACAACGTCGGACGGGCGAAGTATACGAACATCCTCCTCGAAGACAAAGAACAACGAGCGGCATTCGGACAAGCGGCCATTGCACGGATCCGAGACCAATTCAGCATCCCCAGCATGGTGGCCGCCTATGCGAAGTTGTATCGTGAAGTCTTGACCGATTAA
- a CDS encoding prolyl oligopeptidase family serine peptidase: MRRLFFTPCFLYVVTSLMTASDQCQAQDANSTRPPVKRPQTKSEPVTDVLHGEKIVDPYRWLEDQQSPATREWIKQQNIYTDAMLKDLQGQEKITARLGELMKVDAVGLPQARAGRYFFMKRGADQDLAVICLRRGVEGADEVLIDPANLSDDGSKSVSIEDISEDGKLLMYTIRTGGEDEVAIHLFDVDARKDMADALPRARYFGATLTPDKKTIYYTKHDDNGPRVFKHTVGDDIANDKQIFGDGYDSGKILYATLSHGGQYLIFHVLYGSAAPKSDLYFKDLTDDGPVRPIVNDIDARFFGAAINNRLFVRTNWEASNGRILEIDLENPKRDNWREVIPRSDAVIEDFSLCGGKLFVNYLDNVKSRVSVYEPSGEHVRDVEFPALGSVSAVYGEWDSDEAFFSYSSFHIPSTIYRDVVSTGERSVWARLAVPVDSDQFQLEQVFITSKDGTRVPMFLLYGKDTKLDGKNPTLLYGYGGFNVSLTPSFSARAVSWVEQGGVYAVANLRGGGELGEQWHEAGMLENKQNVFDDFYAAARWLIDRGYTNPDRLAIAGGSNGGLLVGAAMTQHPELFRAVVCSYPLLDMLRYHQFLVARFWVPEYGSSEDLEQFKVLRAYSPYHNVKPGTKYPALMLITGDSDTRVDPLHARKMAALMQASATDDRPMLLHYDTKAGHSRGRPVSTQIEDLAYELGFLFDQLGVKVK; the protein is encoded by the coding sequence ATGCGACGTTTATTCTTTACGCCCTGTTTTCTCTATGTGGTGACAAGTTTGATGACAGCCAGCGATCAATGCCAGGCCCAGGACGCCAATTCCACGCGTCCGCCGGTGAAACGTCCCCAAACCAAGAGCGAACCGGTGACCGATGTACTGCACGGCGAAAAGATCGTCGATCCGTATCGTTGGTTGGAAGACCAACAAAGTCCAGCCACCCGCGAATGGATCAAGCAGCAAAACATCTATACCGATGCCATGCTCAAAGACCTACAGGGGCAGGAAAAAATCACTGCCCGCTTGGGGGAATTGATGAAGGTCGACGCCGTCGGTTTGCCGCAAGCACGGGCCGGGCGTTATTTCTTCATGAAGCGCGGCGCTGATCAGGACCTCGCGGTCATTTGCCTCCGCCGTGGTGTCGAGGGTGCGGATGAAGTGCTGATCGACCCGGCCAATCTCAGCGACGACGGTAGCAAGTCGGTCAGCATTGAAGACATCTCCGAAGATGGCAAATTGCTGATGTACACGATTCGCACCGGTGGCGAAGACGAAGTCGCCATCCACCTCTTCGATGTCGACGCCCGCAAAGACATGGCGGACGCATTGCCGCGAGCGCGGTACTTTGGTGCGACGTTAACGCCGGACAAAAAGACGATCTACTATACCAAGCACGACGACAACGGGCCGCGGGTATTCAAACACACGGTTGGCGACGACATCGCAAACGACAAGCAAATTTTCGGCGACGGGTACGACAGTGGAAAAATCCTTTATGCCACATTGTCGCACGGCGGGCAGTATCTGATCTTTCATGTGCTTTATGGATCGGCAGCCCCCAAGTCGGACTTATACTTTAAGGATCTAACCGATGACGGACCTGTACGGCCGATCGTTAATGATATTGATGCACGCTTCTTCGGAGCGGCGATTAACAACCGCTTGTTCGTCCGAACGAATTGGGAAGCCTCCAACGGTCGAATTCTAGAGATCGACCTCGAAAACCCAAAGCGCGACAATTGGCGGGAAGTGATCCCACGCAGCGATGCCGTGATCGAGGACTTTTCGCTGTGTGGTGGGAAACTCTTCGTGAACTATCTGGACAACGTGAAATCGCGCGTGAGCGTTTACGAACCCAGTGGCGAGCATGTGCGCGACGTCGAGTTCCCGGCATTGGGATCGGTGAGCGCAGTGTATGGCGAATGGGACAGCGACGAGGCCTTTTTCTCCTACAGTTCCTTTCACATCCCCTCGACCATCTATCGCGATGTCGTCTCGACCGGAGAGCGGTCGGTGTGGGCGCGGCTGGCGGTGCCGGTCGATAGTGATCAATTCCAGCTTGAGCAGGTCTTTATTACCTCCAAGGATGGTACCCGCGTGCCAATGTTTTTGCTGTATGGCAAAGACACGAAACTGGATGGCAAGAACCCGACGTTGCTGTATGGCTATGGCGGATTCAATGTCAGTTTGACTCCCTCGTTTTCGGCGCGGGCCGTCAGTTGGGTCGAGCAGGGGGGCGTGTATGCGGTCGCCAACCTTCGCGGCGGCGGAGAACTGGGCGAGCAATGGCATGAAGCCGGAATGCTGGAAAACAAGCAGAATGTGTTCGACGATTTTTATGCAGCAGCGCGGTGGCTGATTGACCGCGGGTATACCAATCCAGATCGATTGGCAATCGCCGGCGGCAGCAATGGTGGGCTCTTGGTTGGTGCGGCAATGACGCAGCATCCAGAGTTGTTCCGCGCCGTGGTTTGTTCTTATCCGTTGTTGGATATGCTCCGCTACCATCAGTTTTTGGTTGCACGCTTCTGGGTGCCGGAGTACGGCTCGTCAGAGGACCTTGAACAATTCAAAGTGCTCCGTGCGTATTCGCCCTATCACAACGTGAAACCGGGAACAAAATATCCCGCCCTGATGTTGATTACGGGTGACTCCGATACACGTGTCGATCCGCTGCATGCGCGAAAGATGGCGGCGTTGATGCAGGCATCCGCCACGGACGACCGTCCGATGCTCTTGCACTATGACACCAAGGCGGGACACTCCCGCGGTCGTCCGGTCAGCACGCAGATCGAAGATTTGGCCTATGAGCTGGGATTTCTCTTCGATCAATTGGGCGTGAAGGTGAAATAA
- a CDS encoding glycosyltransferase, which yields MRVAIVTDHPSHSAGETIIAESLREAFTGHMSPLETADVVISTSRAAARNVTAPLGSPHICYLAETNNTPQSHSMAQSPPRLNPSTLEMSAVSVTQTETQATARPGHQGITHYLAGNGIAANQLRQSIGRPVKVIPPAVDTQLFRPQKLRRSEHYLTIVDEGNISGLEVAIAASQIAGRELLVVTEPNFKLPDLQAEQSHVQFVTANDDSVLYQHFCECRALLCLSSADFDVHVIRAQACGTPVIVPAGGGIEELILDAEQEGPGTGLLYEPSTPESIASAMLEYERRPHKCSAMLASAHAQSFSPTRFAEEIRAFVEAVVTSTVQAVADEPLGGEQRRAA from the coding sequence ATGCGAGTTGCAATCGTAACCGACCACCCATCCCACTCCGCTGGCGAGACGATCATCGCCGAGTCCCTGCGGGAGGCGTTTACCGGACATATGAGTCCGCTCGAAACGGCCGATGTCGTCATCAGTACCAGCCGCGCCGCTGCTCGCAATGTGACCGCACCGCTCGGTTCGCCGCACATTTGTTACCTGGCAGAGACAAATAACACCCCACAATCCCATTCGATGGCCCAGTCGCCGCCACGACTCAATCCAAGCACCTTGGAAATGTCAGCGGTTTCTGTGACGCAAACGGAAACACAGGCAACGGCGCGTCCCGGCCATCAGGGCATCACACATTATTTGGCCGGCAACGGCATCGCTGCCAACCAATTGCGACAGTCAATCGGCCGCCCGGTAAAAGTCATTCCTCCAGCTGTCGATACTCAACTCTTCCGGCCCCAAAAGTTGCGACGGTCGGAGCATTATTTGACAATCGTTGACGAAGGGAACATCAGCGGCTTGGAAGTGGCCATTGCTGCCTCGCAGATCGCCGGCCGGGAGTTGTTGGTCGTGACCGAGCCAAATTTCAAATTGCCCGATTTGCAAGCCGAGCAATCGCATGTGCAATTCGTAACAGCCAACGATGACTCCGTACTGTACCAACACTTCTGCGAATGCCGGGCCTTGTTATGCCTCTCATCCGCAGACTTTGATGTCCATGTGATTCGCGCGCAAGCCTGCGGCACGCCGGTGATTGTGCCTGCCGGAGGGGGCATCGAAGAACTGATATTGGATGCCGAACAAGAAGGGCCGGGGACCGGATTACTCTATGAACCGTCAACTCCCGAATCAATCGCCTCAGCGATGCTGGAATACGAGCGTCGACCCCATAAGTGCTCCGCGATGTTGGCATCGGCACACGCCCAGTCGTTTTCCCCAACACGGTTTGCCGAGGAAATTCGCGCCTTTGTGGAAGCCGTCGTCACCTCGACCGTCCAGGCTGTTGCCGATGAACCGCTTGGTGGCGAGCAACGACGCGCGGCATAG
- a CDS encoding tetratricopeptide repeat protein: protein MIVHHPGIIPIVFGPLYFLSDPQLLLTSPLMLIMTGVWLWMLIYCIRNDPERNVWLWVLIIIPPIGTLVYFFARWLPQARLKPPRFLNRISRGKELQRLQIAARQIGNSHQFVQLGDAQRDTGRYEQAGDSYFKALEKEPENIQALWGLAQVEMHWKQYDKARPRLESVLAVDPSYKFGDVSLAYGRCLLELNDQDAAFAHLTEHLKRWKTPESQVVYAQLLYERGETDAAREMLEGMILEVSGGPKFFRRQSARWVRDAKRMLAKMPRPQ, encoded by the coding sequence TTGATTGTTCATCACCCGGGGATCATTCCTATCGTGTTCGGTCCGCTGTATTTTTTAAGTGACCCGCAACTGCTGCTCACCAGCCCGCTGATGTTGATCATGACGGGTGTGTGGCTATGGATGCTCATCTACTGCATTCGCAATGATCCGGAGCGCAATGTCTGGCTGTGGGTGCTGATCATCATCCCGCCGATCGGCACTCTGGTCTACTTTTTCGCTCGTTGGCTGCCGCAGGCACGGCTGAAGCCGCCAAGATTTCTCAACCGGATTTCCCGAGGAAAAGAACTGCAACGACTGCAGATCGCCGCCCGCCAAATCGGCAATTCGCACCAGTTCGTCCAGTTGGGCGACGCCCAGCGCGATACCGGTCGCTATGAGCAAGCGGGCGATTCGTATTTTAAAGCTCTGGAAAAGGAACCGGAAAACATCCAAGCGCTCTGGGGTCTGGCACAGGTGGAAATGCATTGGAAGCAATATGACAAAGCCCGTCCCCGCCTCGAATCCGTGTTGGCCGTCGACCCCAGTTACAAATTTGGCGATGTCTCGTTGGCCTATGGCCGCTGCTTATTGGAGCTGAACGACCAAGATGCTGCATTCGCTCACCTCACCGAGCACCTGAAACGCTGGAAGACTCCCGAATCGCAAGTTGTGTATGCCCAGCTATTATACGAGCGTGGAGAGACCGACGCGGCCCGCGAGATGCTTGAAGGCATGATATTGGAAGTCAGCGGCGGCCCCAAGTTTTTCAGACGCCAAAGCGCCCGCTGGGTCCGCGATGCCAAACGCATGCTAGCAAAAATGCCGCGCCCCCAATAA
- a CDS encoding SIR2 family NAD-dependent protein deacylase — translation MTDLATIAEWIREADSIVAFTGAGISTESGIPDFRSPDGIWSKSTPVYYDEFVRYPESRYKYWRQKSIAHREFASAQPNVGHTVLADWETAGRLDGVVTQNIDGLHQAAGSRQVLELHGTARFVACLECEARFDVDPWVLYFQERDEVPPCPECGNWLKHATVSFGQALPREVLSGSMELARGADLFFAIGSSLVVEPAASLPRLAKESGGRLVIINRDPTDQDRSADAVIHASIGETLAAIDKLL, via the coding sequence TTGACGGACCTAGCCACAATTGCCGAATGGATCCGCGAGGCGGATTCCATCGTCGCCTTCACCGGTGCGGGAATTAGTACCGAAAGCGGAATCCCTGATTTTCGTTCGCCCGATGGGATCTGGTCCAAGTCGACGCCGGTTTACTACGACGAATTTGTGCGGTATCCCGAATCGCGTTACAAATATTGGCGGCAGAAGTCGATCGCCCACCGTGAATTCGCCTCCGCCCAACCCAACGTCGGCCACACGGTGCTAGCCGATTGGGAAACGGCCGGTCGTTTAGACGGGGTGGTCACACAAAACATCGACGGACTACATCAAGCGGCCGGTAGTCGGCAGGTGCTGGAATTGCACGGAACGGCCCGCTTCGTCGCCTGTCTTGAGTGTGAAGCGCGGTTCGATGTCGACCCATGGGTGTTGTATTTTCAGGAGCGAGACGAAGTCCCCCCGTGCCCGGAATGCGGCAATTGGTTGAAGCACGCAACGGTTTCGTTCGGGCAAGCTCTTCCGCGGGAAGTCCTGTCCGGATCAATGGAACTGGCTCGCGGCGCTGATCTGTTTTTTGCGATCGGATCCTCGTTGGTCGTCGAACCGGCGGCCAGTTTGCCTCGCTTGGCGAAAGAATCGGGCGGGCGGTTGGTAATCATCAACCGCGACCCCACCGACCAGGACCGCTCCGCCGATGCCGTGATTCATGCTTCCATCGGTGAGACGTTAGCGGCGATCGATAAGCTGTTGTGA
- a CDS encoding cyclase family protein: protein MRRVLIIVVLTMLSAFGFWLSELSVAEDAAKRAAAPTLESLFAGDMEIIDLTYPLNAESPYWPADDYIPFSLKTIATLKNDGVLSKAFTSPEHLGTHIDAPNHFEPNQPSVDQIPVKQFFAPGVVIDISPQAEVDADYRMTVTDITDWEKEHGKIPEGAVVLAKTGWGRFWTNFARYKNQDVRGGLHFPGFSDEAAQFLVKQRKIRGIGIDTLSIDHGPSKDFAVHHTINGAGKYALENVAYLDKLPARGFYLVIAPIKIETGSGGPTRIFAILPPGTSESE from the coding sequence ATGCGCCGCGTCTTAATCATTGTTGTTCTCACCATGCTTTCCGCATTTGGGTTTTGGCTCTCGGAATTGTCGGTCGCTGAAGATGCAGCAAAGAGGGCTGCTGCTCCCACGCTTGAAAGCTTGTTCGCGGGGGATATGGAGATCATCGACTTGACCTATCCGCTCAACGCCGAAAGTCCGTATTGGCCGGCGGATGATTATATTCCGTTCTCGCTAAAGACGATCGCGACGCTCAAGAACGACGGGGTGTTGTCCAAAGCGTTCACTTCACCAGAACATCTTGGCACGCATATTGATGCGCCGAATCACTTCGAGCCGAATCAGCCCTCGGTCGACCAGATTCCCGTCAAGCAGTTTTTCGCTCCCGGCGTGGTGATCGACATTTCGCCACAAGCGGAAGTGGATGCGGATTATCGCATGACAGTTACTGACATTACGGATTGGGAAAAAGAGCACGGCAAAATCCCCGAGGGGGCTGTGGTGCTGGCGAAGACCGGTTGGGGACGATTTTGGACGAACTTTGCGCGCTACAAAAATCAGGACGTCCGCGGCGGACTGCATTTCCCCGGTTTCTCCGACGAAGCGGCCCAGTTTTTGGTCAAGCAGCGCAAGATACGCGGTATTGGCATCGATACGTTGAGCATTGATCATGGACCGTCAAAGGACTTTGCCGTGCATCATACGATCAACGGCGCCGGGAAATATGCCCTGGAAAACGTGGCTTATCTCGACAAATTGCCGGCTCGCGGGTTTTATCTGGTGATTGCCCCGATCAAAATCGAAACCGGCAGCGGCGGGCCGACGCGAATCTTCGCGATTCTGCCGCCGGGAACGTCCGAAAGCGAATAA
- the rfbF gene encoding glucose-1-phosphate cytidylyltransferase — translation MKVVVLAGGLGTRLAEETARIPKPMVEIGGQPILWHLLRYYAAYGHREFLIAAGYKSEVIKDYFYNFDVRQNDLFVNLSQGTHRVVRESPPDWEVGIVDTGAETMTGGRLARLRKYLDDDTFMVTYGDGLSDVDISQLLEFHRQQGRLATVTAVRPPARFGHLELDGDRVATFAEKPQTGEGWINGGFFVFEPEVLDYITGDETKLEAHALERIAADGQLAAFRHDGFWQPMDTLREKQLLESIWKTGTAPWMVNVTSGDAGASQHVPPAVQWSRTAG, via the coding sequence ATGAAGGTGGTTGTATTGGCCGGCGGGTTAGGAACACGCTTAGCGGAGGAGACCGCGCGGATTCCCAAGCCGATGGTAGAAATTGGCGGACAGCCGATCCTCTGGCATTTGCTGCGCTATTATGCGGCGTATGGTCATCGCGAATTTTTGATCGCAGCCGGATACAAATCGGAAGTCATCAAGGATTATTTTTATAACTTTGACGTGCGTCAAAACGATCTATTCGTCAATCTGAGCCAGGGAACGCATCGCGTCGTGCGGGAGTCGCCGCCGGATTGGGAAGTCGGCATTGTCGACACCGGAGCGGAGACGATGACTGGGGGGCGACTGGCGCGGTTGCGAAAATATCTGGACGACGACACCTTTATGGTCACTTATGGGGACGGCCTGAGCGATGTCGACATTTCGCAGTTGCTGGAATTTCATCGACAGCAGGGACGCTTGGCGACCGTTACCGCAGTACGACCTCCTGCGCGATTTGGCCATCTGGAATTGGATGGCGACCGCGTGGCGACGTTTGCCGAAAAGCCACAGACCGGGGAAGGTTGGATCAACGGCGGCTTCTTTGTGTTCGAGCCGGAAGTCTTGGACTACATCACCGGAGACGAGACCAAGCTTGAGGCACATGCCTTGGAACGAATCGCTGCTGACGGACAATTGGCGGCGTTTCGTCATGACGGATTCTGGCAGCCGATGGATACACTCCGTGAAAAACAATTGTTGGAGTCGATCTGGAAAACCGGCACCGCTCCCTGGATGGTGAATGTGACCTCCGGGGATGCAGGGGCGTCACAACACGTCCCCCCGGCGGTACAATGGTCGCGAACCGCCGGATGA